The following are encoded together in the Lathyrus oleraceus cultivar Zhongwan6 chromosome 3, CAAS_Psat_ZW6_1.0, whole genome shotgun sequence genome:
- the LOC127132140 gene encoding jasmonoyl--L-amino acid synthetase JAR4: MLEKVEVINMEKVMEEFESMTKDAEKVQRETLRRILEDNSSAEYLQNLGLNGRTDPESFKACVPLATHKDLEPFIYRILEGDDSPILTGKSITTMSLSSGTTQGKPKYIPWNDELFESTMQIYKTSFAFRNREFPIKNGKALNFIYGSKQFKTKGGLIATTATTNVFRNPSYKPTMKALQSQCCSPDEVIFGGDFFQSLYCHLLCGLIFREEVQLVSSTFAHSIVHAFRAFEQVWEELCNDIREGVLTSRVTVPSIRTAMSKLLKPNPELANVIHKKCSGLSNWYGLIPELFPNAKYIYGIMTGSMEPYLEKLRHYAGVVPLLTADYGASEGWIAANVNPKLPPELATYAVLPQIAYFEFIPLSQLENEDTFSCVDPHPVGLTEVKIGEEYEIVMTTFSGLYRYRLGDVVKVMEFHNSTPELKFIRRSTLLLNINIDKNTEKDLQLAVEAAAKLLVLEKLEVVEFTSHVDLSTEPGHYVIFWEISGEASGRVLSECCNCLDRSFIDAGYTSSRKVNAIGALELRVVRKGTFQKILDHYLGLGTAVSQYKTPRCVGPTHNTVLQILSENVVNRFFSSAFN, encoded by the exons ATGTTAGAGAAAGTGGAAGTGATTAACATGGAGAAAGTTATGGAAGAATTTGAGTCAATGACTAAGGATGCAGAAAAGGTTCAGAGAGAAACACTCAGAAGAATTTTGGAGGATAATTCATCAGCTGAATATTTGCAGAATTTGGGTCTTAATGGAAGAACTGATCCTGAGAGTTTCAAGGCCTGTGTTCCACTTGCAACTCATAAAGATTTGGAACCTTTTATTTATAGAATTCTTGAGGGGGATGATTCTCCTATTCTCACTGGAAAATCCATTACTACTATGTCTTTAAG TTCTGGTACTACTCAGGGGAAGCCAAAGTATATACCATGGAATGATGAATTATTTGAATCTACAATGCAGATATATAAAACCTCTTTTGCTTTTAGGAACAG AGAGTTTCCTATAAAAAATGGAAAGGCTTTAAACTTTATATATGGTAGCAAACAGTTCAAAACAAAAGGTGGACTCATAGCAACAACTGCTACAACAAACGTGTTCCGCAATCCATCTTACAAACCTACAATGAAAGCCCTTCAATCGCAATGTTGCAGCCCGGACGAAGTGATATTCGGCGGCGATTTTTTCCAATCATTATACTGTCATCTATTATGCGGCCTAATTTTCCGAGAAGAAGTTCAGTTAGTATCTTCAACCTTTGCGCATAGCATTGTTCATGCTTTCAGAGCGTTTGAACAAGTTTGGGAAGAGCTTTGTAACGATATCAGAGAAGGTGTTCTTACCAGCAGAGTCACGGTTCCGTCCATTCGAACAGCTATGTCGAAATTGCTCAAACCGAATCCAGAATTGGCAAACGTAATCCATAAAAAATGTTCGGGATTAAGCAACTGGTACGGTTTGATACCAGAGCTTTTTCCGAATGCAAAGTATATTTACGGAATCATGACAGGTTCGATGGAACCGTATTTGGAAAAACTGAGACACTATGCAGGTGTGGTACCTTTGTTGACCGCTGATTACGGAGCCTCTGAAGGATGGATAGCTGCAAATGTGAATCCAAAACTTCCACCTGAATTGGCAACTTATGCTGTGCTTCCTCAAATTGCTTATTTTGAGTTCATTCCTCTTTCGCAGCTTGAGAACGAAGATACTTTTTCTTGTGTTGATCCTCATCCAGTTGGACTCACTGAGGTCAAGATTGGTGAAGAGTATGAAATTGTTATGACCACTTTCTCAG GCTTATACAGATATAGGTTAGGGGACGTGGTAAAGGTTATGGAATTCCATAACTCAACTCCAGAACTCAAGTTTATTCGTCGGAGTACACTTCTTCTAAACATTAACATCGACAAGAACACGGAGAAAGATTTACAGTTAGCCGTGGAAGCAGCAGCGAAGTTATTAGTACTAGAGAAACTAGAAGTTGTTGAGTTCACAAGCCATGTTGATTTATCAACAGAACCAGGACACTATGTGATCTTCTGGGAAATCAGCGGCGAAGCAAGCGGGCGAGTGTTGAGCGAGTGTTGCAACTGTTTGGACAGGTCTTTCATCGATGCAGGCTACACTAGTTCGCGCAAAGTTAACGCCATTGGAGCGTTGGAACTTCGAGTTGTTAGAAAAGGAACGTTCCAGAAGATTCTTGATCATTATCTTGGATTAGGAACTGCTGTTAGTCAGTATAAGACACCAAGATGTGTAGGTCCAACACATAACACAGTGTTGCAAATCTTGAGTGAAAATGTTGTTAATAGATTTTTCAGTAGTGCATTTAATTGA